Proteins from a genomic interval of Rosa chinensis cultivar Old Blush chromosome 2, RchiOBHm-V2, whole genome shotgun sequence:
- the LOC112186832 gene encoding G-type lectin S-receptor-like serine/threonine-protein kinase At4g27290 isoform X1 codes for MDDVCFVVFSTSLLFLLITVSFAVDSISHSQSIRDNGSTLVSSDGSFELGFFSPGNSKNRYLGIWYKNIPVKTVVWVANRCKPIDDSSGVLMINSTGYLVLLGQNKSVVWWTSLSKYAQSTMIQLLDSGNFVVRDVTDGKSLWQSFDYPSHTLLPEMKMGWDFRTGLKRGLSAWKNSEDPCPGEFTCGIEMETHAYPEVYFRKGGLKHYRSGPWNGQEFSGASALRPNPIYSFDFVYNDNEVYYMYKLRSKSVISIMVLNGTTSTRDRLTWIEAEQTWRVYASVPRDLCDRYNLCGANANCIISDSPVCRCLQGFMPKSPEKWNSTDWSLGCMRKKPLSCQESDKDRFVKFTNLKLPDATHSWVDRSMNIKECRAKCLNNCSCMAYTSLDIRAGGSGCAILFGDLLDIRKLPDAGQDLYIRMSASEIDDDGKVKTGIIVAVVIGAVFSGMLLVGYYVYRSRTKLKETEKREENLKKKGVQKEDLELPIFNMSTIARATDNFSDDMKLGEGGFGPVYRGTLADGQEIAVKRLSSSSGQGFNEFMNEIKLIAKLQHRNLVKILGCCVQEEKMLMYEYMPNRSLDFFIFDQTREELLLDWPKRFHIICGIARGLLYLHQDSRLRIIHRDLKASNVLLDDEMNPKISDFGLARILTGGDQTGGNTKRVVGTYGYMAPEYAADGLFSVKSDVFSFGILVLEIISGRRNKGFYDPDNSHNLIGNAWRLWNEGRPLELIDSWLESSCNLSEVEVLRCIEVGLLCVQHHPEDRPSMASVVIMLGSDIALAQPKQPGFFMEKKHEASPDIESKNLRDGVIFPKAAANGGGVDRVVLHHQRRLQ; via the exons aTGGATGATGTTTGTTTTGTGGTGTTTAGTACTAGTTTGCTCTTTCTGTTGATCACAGTTTCATTTGCAGTTGACAGCATCAGTCACTCGCAGTCTATCCGTGATAACGGCAGCACCTTGGTTTCAAGTGATGGAAGCTTTGAGCTGGGGTTCTTCAGTCCAGGTAACTCGAAAAATCGTTACTTGGGAATTTGGTACAAAAACATCCCAGTTAAAACTGTTGTTTGGGTTGCAAATCGATGCAAACCGATTGATGACTCATCCGGTGTGCTGATGATAAACAGCACAGGATATCTTGTGCTGTTGGGTCAGAATAAGAGTGTTGTTTGGTGGACAAGTTTATCTAAGTATGCACAGAGTACAATGATACAGCTATTAGATTCTGGAAATTTTGTAGTAAGAGATGTGACGGATGGAAAGTCATTGTGGCAAAGCTTCGATTATCCTTCTCATACATTGTTACCGGAAATGAAGATGGGATGGGACTTTAGGACAGGTCTTAAAAGAGGATTATCAGCATGGAAAAATTCAGAAGACCCATGTCCAGGGGAATTCACTTGTGGGATTGAAATGGAAACTCATGCATACCCTGAGGTATATTTCCGGAAAGGTGGTCTGAAACATTATCGTTCTGGCCCATGGAATGGCCAAGAATTCAGTGGTGCATCAGCACTAAGGCCTAATCCAATTTATAGTTTCGACTTTGTGTATAATGATAATGAAGTGTACTACATGTACAAACTTCGAAGCAAGTCTGTAATTTCAATCATGGTCTTAAATGGAACCACAAGCACACGCGATCGCCTTACATGGATTGAAGCAGAGCAAACTTGGAGGGTCTATGCATCAGTACCTAGAGATCTCTGTGATCGATATAACCTCTGTGGAGCAAATGCAAATTGTATCATTAGTGACAGTCCAGTATGTCGATGTCTACAAGGATTCATGCCTAAGTCACCAGAGAAATGGAATTCGACAGACTGGTCACTTGGATGTATGCGCAAGAAACCCCTAAGCTGCCAGGAAAGTGATAAAGACAGGTTTGTCAAGTTCACTAATTTGAAATTGCCGGATGCTACACATTCTTGGGTGGACAGAAGTATGAACATCAAGGAATGCAGAGCCAAATGCTTGAACAACTGTTCCTGTATGGCTTATACAAGCTTGGATATCAGAGCAGGAGGTTCTGGCTGCGCCATTTTGTTTGGTGATCTACTAGATATCAGAAAGCTTCCGGATGCTGGCCAGGATCTATACATTCGAATGTCGGCTTCAGAGATAG ATGATGATGGTAAAGTGAAGACAGGAATTATAGTTGCTGTTGTGATAGGCGCAGTGTTTTCAGGAATGCTCTTAGTTGGCTACTACGTCTACCGAAGCAGGACCAAATTGAAAG AGACAGAAAAACGAGAAGAAAATCTGAAGAAAAAAGGGGTACAAAAGGAGGACCTGGAGCTCCCGATCTTCAACATGAGCACAATAGCTCGTGCAACAGATAACTTTTCAGATGATATGAAGCTTGGAGAAGGTGGCTTTGGACCTGTTTACAGG GGGACACTAGCAGATGGACAAGAAATTGCTGTGAAGAGGCTTTCAAGCAGTTCTGGCCAAGGATTTAACGAGTTCATGAATGAAATTAAACTGATAGCCAAACTTCAGCACCGAAATCTTGTAAAGATTCTTGGTTGTTGCGTGCAAGAAGAGAAAATGCTGATGTATGAATACATGCCCAACAGAAGCCTGGACTTCTTCATTTTTG ATCAAACAAGGGAAGAACTACTGTTAGATTGGCCTAAACGTTTCCACATCATTTGTGGAATTGCTCGGGGTCTCCTCTATCTCCACCAAGATTCCAGGCTAAGGATTATACATAGAGATCTAAAAGCAAGTAATGTTCTACTTGATGATGAAATGAATCCTAAAATTTCGGACTTTGGCTTGGCTAGAATATTAACCGGAGGAGATCAGACTGGAGGAAATACTAAGAGAGTGGTCGGGACATA TGGCTATATGGCACCTGAATATGCTGCTGATGGGCTATTTTCTGTGAAATCCGATGTCTTTAGCTTTGGTATATTGGTGCTGGAGATTATAAGTGGAAGGAGAAACAAGGGATTTTATGATCCAGACAACAGCCATAATCTTATTGGAAAT GCTTGGAGATTGTGGAATGAAGGAAGGCCTTTAGAATTGATTGATTCATGGTTAGAGAGCTCATGTAATCTATCGGAAGTGGAAGTGTTACGTTGCATTGAAGTTGGTCTTTTGTGCGTGCAACATCATCCTGAGGATCGGCCAAGCATGGCATCGGTGGTTATAATGTTGGGAAGTGATATTGCATTGGCTCAACCTAAACAACCTGGTTTCTTTATGGAAAAGAAACACGAAGCAAGCCCTGATATAG AGAGCAAGAATCTCCGGGACGGCGTCATATTTCCAAAAGCAGCAGCAAATGGAGGAGGCGTCGACCGAGTGGTTCTGCATCACCAGAGGAGGCTCCAATGA
- the LOC112186832 gene encoding G-type lectin S-receptor-like serine/threonine-protein kinase At4g27290 isoform X5: MIQLLDSGNFVVRDVTDGKSLWQSFDYPSHTLLPEMKMGWDFRTGLKRGLSAWKNSEDPCPGEFTCGIEMETHAYPEVYFRKGGLKHYRSGPWNGQEFSGASALRPNPIYSFDFVYNDNEVYYMYKLRSKSVISIMVLNGTTSTRDRLTWIEAEQTWRVYASVPRDLCDRYNLCGANANCIISDSPVCRCLQGFMPKSPEKWNSTDWSLGCMRKKPLSCQESDKDRFVKFTNLKLPDATHSWVDRSMNIKECRAKCLNNCSCMAYTSLDIRAGGSGCAILFGDLLDIRKLPDAGQDLYIRMSASEIDDDGKVKTGIIVAVVIGAVFSGMLLVGYYVYRSRTKLKETEKREENLKKKGVQKEDLELPIFNMSTIARATDNFSDDMKLGEGGFGPVYRGTLADGQEIAVKRLSSSSGQGFNEFMNEIKLIAKLQHRNLVKILGCCVQEEKMLMYEYMPNRSLDFFIFDQTREELLLDWPKRFHIICGIARGLLYLHQDSRLRIIHRDLKASNVLLDDEMNPKISDFGLARILTGGDQTGGNTKRVVGTYGYMAPEYAADGLFSVKSDVFSFGILVLEIISGRRNKGFYDPDNSHNLIGNAWRLWNEGRPLELIDSWLESSCNLSEVEVLRCIEVGLLCVQHHPEDRPSMASVVIMLGSDIALAQPKQPGFFMEKKHEASPDIESKNLRDGVIFPKAAANGGGVDRVVLHHQRRLQ; this comes from the exons ATGATACAGCTATTAGATTCTGGAAATTTTGTAGTAAGAGATGTGACGGATGGAAAGTCATTGTGGCAAAGCTTCGATTATCCTTCTCATACATTGTTACCGGAAATGAAGATGGGATGGGACTTTAGGACAGGTCTTAAAAGAGGATTATCAGCATGGAAAAATTCAGAAGACCCATGTCCAGGGGAATTCACTTGTGGGATTGAAATGGAAACTCATGCATACCCTGAGGTATATTTCCGGAAAGGTGGTCTGAAACATTATCGTTCTGGCCCATGGAATGGCCAAGAATTCAGTGGTGCATCAGCACTAAGGCCTAATCCAATTTATAGTTTCGACTTTGTGTATAATGATAATGAAGTGTACTACATGTACAAACTTCGAAGCAAGTCTGTAATTTCAATCATGGTCTTAAATGGAACCACAAGCACACGCGATCGCCTTACATGGATTGAAGCAGAGCAAACTTGGAGGGTCTATGCATCAGTACCTAGAGATCTCTGTGATCGATATAACCTCTGTGGAGCAAATGCAAATTGTATCATTAGTGACAGTCCAGTATGTCGATGTCTACAAGGATTCATGCCTAAGTCACCAGAGAAATGGAATTCGACAGACTGGTCACTTGGATGTATGCGCAAGAAACCCCTAAGCTGCCAGGAAAGTGATAAAGACAGGTTTGTCAAGTTCACTAATTTGAAATTGCCGGATGCTACACATTCTTGGGTGGACAGAAGTATGAACATCAAGGAATGCAGAGCCAAATGCTTGAACAACTGTTCCTGTATGGCTTATACAAGCTTGGATATCAGAGCAGGAGGTTCTGGCTGCGCCATTTTGTTTGGTGATCTACTAGATATCAGAAAGCTTCCGGATGCTGGCCAGGATCTATACATTCGAATGTCGGCTTCAGAGATAG ATGATGATGGTAAAGTGAAGACAGGAATTATAGTTGCTGTTGTGATAGGCGCAGTGTTTTCAGGAATGCTCTTAGTTGGCTACTACGTCTACCGAAGCAGGACCAAATTGAAAG AGACAGAAAAACGAGAAGAAAATCTGAAGAAAAAAGGGGTACAAAAGGAGGACCTGGAGCTCCCGATCTTCAACATGAGCACAATAGCTCGTGCAACAGATAACTTTTCAGATGATATGAAGCTTGGAGAAGGTGGCTTTGGACCTGTTTACAGG GGGACACTAGCAGATGGACAAGAAATTGCTGTGAAGAGGCTTTCAAGCAGTTCTGGCCAAGGATTTAACGAGTTCATGAATGAAATTAAACTGATAGCCAAACTTCAGCACCGAAATCTTGTAAAGATTCTTGGTTGTTGCGTGCAAGAAGAGAAAATGCTGATGTATGAATACATGCCCAACAGAAGCCTGGACTTCTTCATTTTTG ATCAAACAAGGGAAGAACTACTGTTAGATTGGCCTAAACGTTTCCACATCATTTGTGGAATTGCTCGGGGTCTCCTCTATCTCCACCAAGATTCCAGGCTAAGGATTATACATAGAGATCTAAAAGCAAGTAATGTTCTACTTGATGATGAAATGAATCCTAAAATTTCGGACTTTGGCTTGGCTAGAATATTAACCGGAGGAGATCAGACTGGAGGAAATACTAAGAGAGTGGTCGGGACATA TGGCTATATGGCACCTGAATATGCTGCTGATGGGCTATTTTCTGTGAAATCCGATGTCTTTAGCTTTGGTATATTGGTGCTGGAGATTATAAGTGGAAGGAGAAACAAGGGATTTTATGATCCAGACAACAGCCATAATCTTATTGGAAAT GCTTGGAGATTGTGGAATGAAGGAAGGCCTTTAGAATTGATTGATTCATGGTTAGAGAGCTCATGTAATCTATCGGAAGTGGAAGTGTTACGTTGCATTGAAGTTGGTCTTTTGTGCGTGCAACATCATCCTGAGGATCGGCCAAGCATGGCATCGGTGGTTATAATGTTGGGAAGTGATATTGCATTGGCTCAACCTAAACAACCTGGTTTCTTTATGGAAAAGAAACACGAAGCAAGCCCTGATATAG AGAGCAAGAATCTCCGGGACGGCGTCATATTTCCAAAAGCAGCAGCAAATGGAGGAGGCGTCGACCGAGTGGTTCTGCATCACCAGAGGAGGCTCCAATGA
- the LOC112186832 gene encoding G-type lectin S-receptor-like serine/threonine-protein kinase At4g27290 isoform X3, with amino-acid sequence MDDVCFVVFSTSLLFLLITVSFAVDSISHSQSIRDNGSTLVSSDGSFELGFFSPGNSKNRYLGIWYKNIPVKTVVWVANRCKPIDDSSGVLMINSTGYLVLLGQNKSVVWWTSLSKYAQSTMIQLLDSGNFVVRDVTDGKSLWQSFDYPSHTLLPEMKMGWDFRTGLKRGLSAWKNSEDPCPGEFTCGIEMETHAYPEVYFRKGGLKHYRSGPWNGQEFSGASALRPNPIYSFDFVYNDNEVYYMYKLRSKSVISIMVLNGTTSTRDRLTWIEAEQTWRVYASVPRDLCDRYNLCGANANCIISDSPVCRCLQGFMPKSPEKWNSTDWSLGCMRKKPLSCQESDKDRFVKFTNLKLPDATHSWVDRSMNIKECRAKCLNNCSCMAYTSLDIRAGGSGCAILFGDLLDIRKLPDAGQDLYIRMSASEIETEKREENLKKKGVQKEDLELPIFNMSTIARATDNFSDDMKLGEGGFGPVYRGTLADGQEIAVKRLSSSSGQGFNEFMNEIKLIAKLQHRNLVKILGCCVQEEKMLMYEYMPNRSLDFFIFDQTREELLLDWPKRFHIICGIARGLLYLHQDSRLRIIHRDLKASNVLLDDEMNPKISDFGLARILTGGDQTGGNTKRVVGTYGYMAPEYAADGLFSVKSDVFSFGILVLEIISGRRNKGFYDPDNSHNLIGNAWRLWNEGRPLELIDSWLESSCNLSEVEVLRCIEVGLLCVQHHPEDRPSMASVVIMLGSDIALAQPKQPGFFMEKKHEASPDIESKNLRDGVIFPKAAANGGGVDRVVLHHQRRLQ; translated from the exons aTGGATGATGTTTGTTTTGTGGTGTTTAGTACTAGTTTGCTCTTTCTGTTGATCACAGTTTCATTTGCAGTTGACAGCATCAGTCACTCGCAGTCTATCCGTGATAACGGCAGCACCTTGGTTTCAAGTGATGGAAGCTTTGAGCTGGGGTTCTTCAGTCCAGGTAACTCGAAAAATCGTTACTTGGGAATTTGGTACAAAAACATCCCAGTTAAAACTGTTGTTTGGGTTGCAAATCGATGCAAACCGATTGATGACTCATCCGGTGTGCTGATGATAAACAGCACAGGATATCTTGTGCTGTTGGGTCAGAATAAGAGTGTTGTTTGGTGGACAAGTTTATCTAAGTATGCACAGAGTACAATGATACAGCTATTAGATTCTGGAAATTTTGTAGTAAGAGATGTGACGGATGGAAAGTCATTGTGGCAAAGCTTCGATTATCCTTCTCATACATTGTTACCGGAAATGAAGATGGGATGGGACTTTAGGACAGGTCTTAAAAGAGGATTATCAGCATGGAAAAATTCAGAAGACCCATGTCCAGGGGAATTCACTTGTGGGATTGAAATGGAAACTCATGCATACCCTGAGGTATATTTCCGGAAAGGTGGTCTGAAACATTATCGTTCTGGCCCATGGAATGGCCAAGAATTCAGTGGTGCATCAGCACTAAGGCCTAATCCAATTTATAGTTTCGACTTTGTGTATAATGATAATGAAGTGTACTACATGTACAAACTTCGAAGCAAGTCTGTAATTTCAATCATGGTCTTAAATGGAACCACAAGCACACGCGATCGCCTTACATGGATTGAAGCAGAGCAAACTTGGAGGGTCTATGCATCAGTACCTAGAGATCTCTGTGATCGATATAACCTCTGTGGAGCAAATGCAAATTGTATCATTAGTGACAGTCCAGTATGTCGATGTCTACAAGGATTCATGCCTAAGTCACCAGAGAAATGGAATTCGACAGACTGGTCACTTGGATGTATGCGCAAGAAACCCCTAAGCTGCCAGGAAAGTGATAAAGACAGGTTTGTCAAGTTCACTAATTTGAAATTGCCGGATGCTACACATTCTTGGGTGGACAGAAGTATGAACATCAAGGAATGCAGAGCCAAATGCTTGAACAACTGTTCCTGTATGGCTTATACAAGCTTGGATATCAGAGCAGGAGGTTCTGGCTGCGCCATTTTGTTTGGTGATCTACTAGATATCAGAAAGCTTCCGGATGCTGGCCAGGATCTATACATTCGAATGTCGGCTTCAGAGATAG AGACAGAAAAACGAGAAGAAAATCTGAAGAAAAAAGGGGTACAAAAGGAGGACCTGGAGCTCCCGATCTTCAACATGAGCACAATAGCTCGTGCAACAGATAACTTTTCAGATGATATGAAGCTTGGAGAAGGTGGCTTTGGACCTGTTTACAGG GGGACACTAGCAGATGGACAAGAAATTGCTGTGAAGAGGCTTTCAAGCAGTTCTGGCCAAGGATTTAACGAGTTCATGAATGAAATTAAACTGATAGCCAAACTTCAGCACCGAAATCTTGTAAAGATTCTTGGTTGTTGCGTGCAAGAAGAGAAAATGCTGATGTATGAATACATGCCCAACAGAAGCCTGGACTTCTTCATTTTTG ATCAAACAAGGGAAGAACTACTGTTAGATTGGCCTAAACGTTTCCACATCATTTGTGGAATTGCTCGGGGTCTCCTCTATCTCCACCAAGATTCCAGGCTAAGGATTATACATAGAGATCTAAAAGCAAGTAATGTTCTACTTGATGATGAAATGAATCCTAAAATTTCGGACTTTGGCTTGGCTAGAATATTAACCGGAGGAGATCAGACTGGAGGAAATACTAAGAGAGTGGTCGGGACATA TGGCTATATGGCACCTGAATATGCTGCTGATGGGCTATTTTCTGTGAAATCCGATGTCTTTAGCTTTGGTATATTGGTGCTGGAGATTATAAGTGGAAGGAGAAACAAGGGATTTTATGATCCAGACAACAGCCATAATCTTATTGGAAAT GCTTGGAGATTGTGGAATGAAGGAAGGCCTTTAGAATTGATTGATTCATGGTTAGAGAGCTCATGTAATCTATCGGAAGTGGAAGTGTTACGTTGCATTGAAGTTGGTCTTTTGTGCGTGCAACATCATCCTGAGGATCGGCCAAGCATGGCATCGGTGGTTATAATGTTGGGAAGTGATATTGCATTGGCTCAACCTAAACAACCTGGTTTCTTTATGGAAAAGAAACACGAAGCAAGCCCTGATATAG AGAGCAAGAATCTCCGGGACGGCGTCATATTTCCAAAAGCAGCAGCAAATGGAGGAGGCGTCGACCGAGTGGTTCTGCATCACCAGAGGAGGCTCCAATGA
- the LOC112186832 gene encoding G-type lectin S-receptor-like serine/threonine-protein kinase At4g27290 isoform X4: protein MINSTGYLVLLGQNKSVVWWTSLSKYAQSTMIQLLDSGNFVVRDVTDGKSLWQSFDYPSHTLLPEMKMGWDFRTGLKRGLSAWKNSEDPCPGEFTCGIEMETHAYPEVYFRKGGLKHYRSGPWNGQEFSGASALRPNPIYSFDFVYNDNEVYYMYKLRSKSVISIMVLNGTTSTRDRLTWIEAEQTWRVYASVPRDLCDRYNLCGANANCIISDSPVCRCLQGFMPKSPEKWNSTDWSLGCMRKKPLSCQESDKDRFVKFTNLKLPDATHSWVDRSMNIKECRAKCLNNCSCMAYTSLDIRAGGSGCAILFGDLLDIRKLPDAGQDLYIRMSASEIDDDGKVKTGIIVAVVIGAVFSGMLLVGYYVYRSRTKLKETEKREENLKKKGVQKEDLELPIFNMSTIARATDNFSDDMKLGEGGFGPVYRGTLADGQEIAVKRLSSSSGQGFNEFMNEIKLIAKLQHRNLVKILGCCVQEEKMLMYEYMPNRSLDFFIFDQTREELLLDWPKRFHIICGIARGLLYLHQDSRLRIIHRDLKASNVLLDDEMNPKISDFGLARILTGGDQTGGNTKRVVGTYGYMAPEYAADGLFSVKSDVFSFGILVLEIISGRRNKGFYDPDNSHNLIGNAWRLWNEGRPLELIDSWLESSCNLSEVEVLRCIEVGLLCVQHHPEDRPSMASVVIMLGSDIALAQPKQPGFFMEKKHEASPDIESKNLRDGVIFPKAAANGGGVDRVVLHHQRRLQ from the exons ATGATAAACAGCACAGGATATCTTGTGCTGTTGGGTCAGAATAAGAGTGTTGTTTGGTGGACAAGTTTATCTAAGTATGCACAGAGTACAATGATACAGCTATTAGATTCTGGAAATTTTGTAGTAAGAGATGTGACGGATGGAAAGTCATTGTGGCAAAGCTTCGATTATCCTTCTCATACATTGTTACCGGAAATGAAGATGGGATGGGACTTTAGGACAGGTCTTAAAAGAGGATTATCAGCATGGAAAAATTCAGAAGACCCATGTCCAGGGGAATTCACTTGTGGGATTGAAATGGAAACTCATGCATACCCTGAGGTATATTTCCGGAAAGGTGGTCTGAAACATTATCGTTCTGGCCCATGGAATGGCCAAGAATTCAGTGGTGCATCAGCACTAAGGCCTAATCCAATTTATAGTTTCGACTTTGTGTATAATGATAATGAAGTGTACTACATGTACAAACTTCGAAGCAAGTCTGTAATTTCAATCATGGTCTTAAATGGAACCACAAGCACACGCGATCGCCTTACATGGATTGAAGCAGAGCAAACTTGGAGGGTCTATGCATCAGTACCTAGAGATCTCTGTGATCGATATAACCTCTGTGGAGCAAATGCAAATTGTATCATTAGTGACAGTCCAGTATGTCGATGTCTACAAGGATTCATGCCTAAGTCACCAGAGAAATGGAATTCGACAGACTGGTCACTTGGATGTATGCGCAAGAAACCCCTAAGCTGCCAGGAAAGTGATAAAGACAGGTTTGTCAAGTTCACTAATTTGAAATTGCCGGATGCTACACATTCTTGGGTGGACAGAAGTATGAACATCAAGGAATGCAGAGCCAAATGCTTGAACAACTGTTCCTGTATGGCTTATACAAGCTTGGATATCAGAGCAGGAGGTTCTGGCTGCGCCATTTTGTTTGGTGATCTACTAGATATCAGAAAGCTTCCGGATGCTGGCCAGGATCTATACATTCGAATGTCGGCTTCAGAGATAG ATGATGATGGTAAAGTGAAGACAGGAATTATAGTTGCTGTTGTGATAGGCGCAGTGTTTTCAGGAATGCTCTTAGTTGGCTACTACGTCTACCGAAGCAGGACCAAATTGAAAG AGACAGAAAAACGAGAAGAAAATCTGAAGAAAAAAGGGGTACAAAAGGAGGACCTGGAGCTCCCGATCTTCAACATGAGCACAATAGCTCGTGCAACAGATAACTTTTCAGATGATATGAAGCTTGGAGAAGGTGGCTTTGGACCTGTTTACAGG GGGACACTAGCAGATGGACAAGAAATTGCTGTGAAGAGGCTTTCAAGCAGTTCTGGCCAAGGATTTAACGAGTTCATGAATGAAATTAAACTGATAGCCAAACTTCAGCACCGAAATCTTGTAAAGATTCTTGGTTGTTGCGTGCAAGAAGAGAAAATGCTGATGTATGAATACATGCCCAACAGAAGCCTGGACTTCTTCATTTTTG ATCAAACAAGGGAAGAACTACTGTTAGATTGGCCTAAACGTTTCCACATCATTTGTGGAATTGCTCGGGGTCTCCTCTATCTCCACCAAGATTCCAGGCTAAGGATTATACATAGAGATCTAAAAGCAAGTAATGTTCTACTTGATGATGAAATGAATCCTAAAATTTCGGACTTTGGCTTGGCTAGAATATTAACCGGAGGAGATCAGACTGGAGGAAATACTAAGAGAGTGGTCGGGACATA TGGCTATATGGCACCTGAATATGCTGCTGATGGGCTATTTTCTGTGAAATCCGATGTCTTTAGCTTTGGTATATTGGTGCTGGAGATTATAAGTGGAAGGAGAAACAAGGGATTTTATGATCCAGACAACAGCCATAATCTTATTGGAAAT GCTTGGAGATTGTGGAATGAAGGAAGGCCTTTAGAATTGATTGATTCATGGTTAGAGAGCTCATGTAATCTATCGGAAGTGGAAGTGTTACGTTGCATTGAAGTTGGTCTTTTGTGCGTGCAACATCATCCTGAGGATCGGCCAAGCATGGCATCGGTGGTTATAATGTTGGGAAGTGATATTGCATTGGCTCAACCTAAACAACCTGGTTTCTTTATGGAAAAGAAACACGAAGCAAGCCCTGATATAG AGAGCAAGAATCTCCGGGACGGCGTCATATTTCCAAAAGCAGCAGCAAATGGAGGAGGCGTCGACCGAGTGGTTCTGCATCACCAGAGGAGGCTCCAATGA